The Arachis ipaensis cultivar K30076 chromosome B05, Araip1.1, whole genome shotgun sequence nucleotide sequence TTAAAACTGAACAGTGCCTATTTATTTTGTCCTTAAAGTTGTAATTATATACAGTAACAAAAGAGATCATGCTACTTATAATATGGTAGATGTAAAAGAAATCATTATACATGAAGTTCTCAATCATATAAAGTTTGAATAGTGGATAATACCACAAACCAAAATAGTCATTCATCTTTTTTGTTATGAggaaacaacaaaaataaaagaggaggaggaatataaaaattatattagcTATGAAAATTATTAAAACAAGATTTTTTAAACAAAGatgatgttagaatataattaggacaaaaattcaataaaaaacaGAATATGATAAAAACAAGTGTAAAACCCTTTTAAAAAACTAGCTcatgaggcttcatgccttgctTGAGGGAAAACCTAGCACCAATATATGCCTTCAAATCTGGAACGCTTTCAATGGCTTTTAACAAAGCAGAGTCCACCGTTTTCTGATCATCTTTCTTCTCCTGGGGCAGAACTTTTTTCTCCTCTTTCTCTGATTCAAAGAACTCtccctcttcctttttcttcttcttctcagctTCCTTTGCAAAATATTTGTCATCAAATTTATCCACATTAACACCAGAGACATCTACTTTGGTTGATGTACCAATGACGTAGGATTGGTTCACACGTCTCAAAGGCACTCCATTGATTTTGAAAGGGCCTGAAGGGACAAGCAGAAAAACATAAGATAGTGAACTACAACCTAGAACCTAATCAGTACACCCATGTGCCCTTCAATTTTGACATCAGTAGGCATCAAAAGCCTGAAGCCAAAGCACACACTATATAACAAACAGCATTTGCACCAACATACAAGTCCAAATGCAgggatttaaaaaataaaaagaaaagcgaAAATGATAAATGACAACAGTTAGACCAATTTTTAAACTGAAGCATGTAAATGTCGGAAAACAAAGAAGCCCTCATAAACCAATTATTTATCACTCAGTAAAATCCCAATAAATAACAGAGAAATAAAACGGAATATAGTACCAACTAATGACCACAAGATATGAAGCAttgcaattaacaaaagcaaacaaaaacaatacccaaaaaaaaaaaaatttgtattgtCACAAGCTCCAAAAtagttttatatataaaaaaaagctaATAATAAATTAGAACATGTAATATAAGAGTGCATTGTACACGAGCAATCTAAATTGTACACTACTCATGAAAATAAAATGGCTAAAGCTTAATCCAGATcctaattaattaataaacaaaaCCCGAAAATGAAcgaaacaaagaaaagtaaacgAAATCATATCCAAACGAAATTGATAGCGGAAAAGGTACCTGAGCTTGGTAGGTTTGGGCTTGTGCTTGTTGACAAGGGGTTTCTTGACGTCATCAGCAGGATAAAATTTGGGAGGCTTCTGAGAAGGTGCTTGAGGCTTAGGTTTGGGATCGTGGCGAGGCAAAACGCCGCCGTTTTTGACCTTGATGGCCCAGAGTCCCCTCTTGTGGTACATCTTGGACCTCGAGTACTTTCCGATTCCCCTAATCAGTTCGGGGTTCCGGCTCACCTTCCTCGCTGTTCTCTGCTTCGGCGCCATTGCTGCTCCACTCCCACTCGCGCTTGCTGCAACAAACCCTAGTTTTAGTTTTTTGCAGCACAGACGCAAATGCCAATTAGGATCAATTATATTCTAACAGatgaaatataaaattttaaaatactataTCATTGTatatattgaaaaaaaatttaaaatttacttcAGATATGATAACTGATTATTTTAGTTGTATGaagcattattaaaaaaaaaaaatctaaaaatactaTNNNNNNNNNNNNNNNNNNNNNNNNNNNNNNNNNNNNNNNNNNNNNNNNNNNNNNNNNNNNNNNNNNNNNNNNNNNNNNNNNNNNNNNNNNNNNNNNNNNNNNNNNNNNNNNNNNNNNNNNNNNNNNNNNNNNNNNNNNNNNNNNNNNNNNNNNNNNNNNNNNNNNNNNNNNNNNNNNNNNNNNNNNNNNNNNNNNNNNNNNNNNNNNNNNNNNNNNNNNNNNNNNNNNNNNNNNNNNNNNNNNNNNNNNNNNNNNNNNNNNNNNNNNNNNNNNNAATTTTTTTctgttataaaataaaaaacatcaaTTTCCATAACAAATTATTCTGTCATTATATTTcggaattcaattttttttttgataatttttaGAGTTAAACTCTAAAATAGTCCTGAGATTGACGTCATACACTAAAATCGTTcttgagattccaattgcaccaattacgtccctgagattgaaaaaatGCAGCATATACTTCCCTGACCTATTTTctattaacgacgtgatgacatgtcATGATAAcgtggactgtaagtgacacgtatcacttcatgatttggccacgtataatggtatgatgatgtggtgaccagtgacacgtggcatgctgacgtggatagttgtgccacgtgtcacaatgttatttggccacgtgtccgtTTGTGTCACGTatcgcaacagtattcgtccatgtgtcatccattatgtcatcgttgtatatgcactaaattagtccctcactttgcattaaatgactcattttagtccctgaaattgaatgtcgtgcaccaaactagtcccttcaccaattttttctccttttttttaaatttaaaattttaatatcttggatacactaatttcaattctattttttcatatatcgtttaaatacaagtgctttcataaaaattttttagattttactttttagttttaattatataatttttttaataatttaacattggtaaattttgtaatatataagtatgttattataaaaaaataattatatgattgattagacacatttttttataaaaaaaatatgtgtttttaacaataaattaataattaaaataaacatttttttcTTATGAAATACAAGT carries:
- the LOC107643073 gene encoding 60S ribosomal protein L6-1; this translates as MAPKQRTARKVSRNPELIRGIGKYSRSKMYHKRGLWAIKVKNGGVLPRHDPKPKPQAPSQKPPKFYPADDVKKPLVNKHKPKPTKLSVCFGFRLLMPTDVKIEGHMGPFKINGVPLRRVNQSYVIGTSTKVDVSGVNVDKFDDKYFAKEAEKKKKKEEGEFFESEKEEKKVLPQEKKDDQKTVDSALLKAIESVPDLKAYIGARFSLKQGMKPHELVF